From a region of the Latilactobacillus sakei genome:
- a CDS encoding nitroreductase has translation MTNLYDLQKQRRSIYALGQNIDLTEAEVSELIFKTIKETPSAFNGQGSRAVILFGEANDTLWNDITASALKPLTPAEHFPNTQAKLASFAGGVGTVLFFEDQDTIKNFQENVPLYADNFPVWAEQSNGMAQYATWMALAEHNIGANLQHYNPVIDEAVAAKWNIPSNWKLRAQMPFGSIENPADTKEYATIEDRFTTYNK, from the coding sequence ATGACAAACTTATACGATTTACAAAAACAACGCCGTTCAATCTATGCTTTAGGTCAAAACATCGACTTAACGGAAGCTGAAGTTTCAGAATTAATCTTCAAAACAATCAAAGAAACACCCAGTGCTTTCAATGGTCAAGGTTCACGCGCAGTTATTTTATTCGGTGAAGCCAACGATACTTTATGGAATGATATTACAGCAAGTGCTTTAAAACCATTAACACCTGCTGAACACTTCCCCAATACACAAGCTAAACTAGCATCATTTGCTGGTGGCGTTGGCACCGTACTTTTCTTTGAAGATCAAGATACTATTAAGAACTTCCAAGAAAATGTCCCATTATATGCTGACAACTTCCCTGTTTGGGCAGAACAATCAAATGGTATGGCACAATACGCAACATGGATGGCACTTGCTGAACATAATATTGGTGCTAACCTACAACATTACAACCCAGTCATTGACGAAGCTGTTGCTGCTAAATGGAACATCCCATCAAACTGGAAACTTCGTGCTCAAATGCCATTTGGCTCAATCGAAAATCCAGCAGATACGAAGGAATATGCAACAATTGAAGACCGCTTCACAACATACAACAAATAA
- a CDS encoding HAD family phosphatase: protein MTVKGVIFDVDGILVNSEPYYFEQRLTFLNAIGAKLTVEESRRQIGSNMNAVLKQVYPGKTTDQYAMIKEGYRSYKRRHPIRFDTILNQEAQLLLAEIAPKYQIGLASAGERQIINQMLQETKLAPYFETIVSGAETAHNKPAPDVYTTAVAQLGLKSDEAVAIEDSEFGIKAGKAAGLTVIALKPLDSQFKINQAEADYHVESLTEVPAILAQLS from the coding sequence ATGACAGTTAAAGGTGTAATTTTTGATGTTGATGGCATCTTAGTCAACAGTGAACCATATTATTTTGAGCAACGCTTAACATTTTTAAATGCAATTGGGGCAAAGTTAACCGTTGAAGAAAGTCGGCGTCAAATTGGATCCAATATGAACGCTGTTTTAAAACAGGTTTATCCAGGTAAAACGACTGATCAGTATGCCATGATCAAAGAAGGCTACCGCTCGTATAAACGTAGACATCCGATTCGCTTTGATACGATTTTAAACCAAGAGGCGCAGTTGCTTTTGGCTGAGATTGCGCCGAAATATCAAATTGGATTAGCTTCAGCTGGTGAGCGGCAAATCATTAATCAAATGCTTCAAGAAACTAAATTAGCCCCTTATTTTGAAACGATTGTCAGTGGGGCGGAGACCGCCCACAACAAGCCGGCACCGGATGTTTATACAACCGCAGTCGCCCAATTGGGGTTAAAAAGCGATGAAGCAGTGGCTATTGAAGATTCTGAATTTGGCATTAAAGCCGGCAAAGCAGCAGGCTTAACGGTCATTGCTTTAAAACCACTAGATAGCCAATTCAAAATTAATCAAGCAGAAGCTGATTACCATGTTGAATCATTGACCGAAGTACCGGCAATTTTGGCACAATTATCCTAA
- a CDS encoding nucleoside hydrolase, giving the protein MQTRKIIIDCDPGIDDTLALNLAIQSPEVEVVALTIVCGNVPVEIGVDNAFKCLERLGRLDIPVYAGAAQPLKKTFVSAQDTHGMDGLGDSHIRRQTTTKAAEQSAADFLATTFEAPSDTSIIALGPLTNIATALTLNPQLGANCARFVSMGGTYKSHGNCSPVAEFNYWSDPEAALAVYEQLNHKIEMIGLDVTRKIVFTPTLLSYCQRINPEVGDYLAAITQFYFDFHWQYEHVIGCVINDPLAVAYFIDPTLCQGFESYTTVETTGISIGQTLVDRFDFWHRPVNSLILTEVDTNRFFEQFLTVVLNAQASMIKTDLKKLR; this is encoded by the coding sequence ATGCAAACTCGCAAAATTATTATTGATTGCGATCCCGGCATCGATGACACCCTCGCGTTGAATTTGGCCATTCAATCGCCTGAAGTAGAAGTCGTTGCTTTAACGATTGTTTGCGGCAACGTCCCCGTCGAAATTGGCGTCGACAATGCCTTTAAATGTCTAGAACGACTCGGTCGACTAGATATCCCGGTCTACGCTGGTGCGGCCCAGCCGCTCAAGAAGACCTTTGTTAGCGCTCAAGATACGCATGGTATGGATGGTTTGGGTGATAGTCATATTCGCCGTCAAACAACTACCAAGGCCGCTGAGCAATCGGCAGCCGACTTTTTAGCAACGACTTTTGAAGCACCCAGTGATACTAGCATTATTGCACTCGGGCCGCTGACCAATATTGCAACCGCGCTGACATTAAATCCCCAATTAGGGGCTAACTGCGCGCGCTTCGTCTCAATGGGTGGCACGTATAAAAGTCACGGTAATTGCTCACCGGTAGCGGAATTCAATTATTGGAGTGATCCGGAGGCCGCTTTAGCAGTTTACGAACAGCTCAATCATAAAATTGAAATGATTGGCTTAGATGTCACTCGCAAAATTGTCTTCACACCCACCCTACTGTCTTATTGTCAGCGGATCAATCCTGAAGTTGGTGACTATTTAGCCGCTATTACGCAGTTTTATTTTGATTTCCACTGGCAATATGAACACGTCATCGGCTGTGTCATTAATGATCCGCTCGCAGTCGCCTATTTCATCGACCCGACCCTTTGTCAGGGCTTTGAAAGCTACACCACCGTCGAAACAACCGGCATCAGTATTGGCCAAACACTGGTGGACCGCTTCGACTTTTGGCACCGTCCTGTTAATAGCCTCATTTTAACTGAGGTGGATACAAATCGTTTCTTTGAAC